From Syngnathus typhle isolate RoL2023-S1 ecotype Sweden linkage group LG13, RoL_Styp_1.0, whole genome shotgun sequence, a single genomic window includes:
- the atpsckmt gene encoding ATP synthase subunit C lysine N-methyltransferase isoform X1, producing the protein MSEEELFTESAGQSIESKSRSRLGLIVTGLVGGSLVALYAGAAPFVAPALRKICLPFVPATTTQVENVLNALRTRSGTLVDIGSGDGRIVIAAAKRGFLASGFELNPWLVWYSRYKAWRHGVHRSTSFHISDLWKVSFAQYSNVVIFGVPQMMDKLELKLQSELPSSAKVVACRFPFPNWVPEHSAGEGVDTVWVYNAKSFQSLPHHRVTKKTASDNWDIAESHT; encoded by the exons ATGTCTGAAGAGGAACTTTTTACGGAATCAGCAGGCCAATCAATCGAAAGTAAAAGCCGAAGTCGGCTGGGTCTCATTGTGACGGGTTTGGTCGGAGGCTCGCTTGTTGCCCTTTATGCTGgggctgcaccgtttgtggccCCTGCGTTGAGAAAGATCTGTCTCCCGTTTGTCCCCGCGACCACTACACAGGTGGAGAATGTCCTCAATGCACTGCGAACCAGGTCTGGGACCCTGGTGGACATTGGAAGTGGAGATGGGAGAATA GTGATAGCCGCAGCAAAGCGTGGATTTCTGGCATCAGGTTTTGAGTTGAACCCCTGGCTGGTGTGGTATTCCCGCTACAAAGCCTGGAGACATGGAGTCCATCGTTCCACTTCCTTCCACATCTCAGACTTATGGAAG GTCAGCTTTGCACAGTACTCCAATGTTGTTATTTTTGGTGTCCCTCAAATG ATGGACAAATTGGAGCTGAAGCTGCAAAGCGAGTTACCAAGCTCTGCTAAGGTGGTCGCCTGCCGATTCCCCTTTCCCAATTGGGTTCCAGAACACAGCGCGGGAGAGGGTGTTGACACAGTGTGGGTGTACAACGCCAAATCATTTCAATCACTCCCACACCATCGCGTGACAAAGAAGACAGCATCAGACAACTGGGACATTGCTGAATCACATACGTAA
- the atpsckmt gene encoding ATP synthase subunit C lysine N-methyltransferase isoform X3, giving the protein MSEEELFTESAGQSIESKSRSRLGLIVTGLVGGSLVALYAGAAPFVAPALRKICLPFVPATTTQVENVLNALRTRSGTLVDIGSGDGRIVIAAAKRGFLASGFELNPWLVWYSRYKAWRHGVHRSTSFHISDLWKIEIDCHMKTVGLKSSIRIGQLCTVLQCCYFWCPSNDGQIGAEAAKRVTKLC; this is encoded by the exons ATGTCTGAAGAGGAACTTTTTACGGAATCAGCAGGCCAATCAATCGAAAGTAAAAGCCGAAGTCGGCTGGGTCTCATTGTGACGGGTTTGGTCGGAGGCTCGCTTGTTGCCCTTTATGCTGgggctgcaccgtttgtggccCCTGCGTTGAGAAAGATCTGTCTCCCGTTTGTCCCCGCGACCACTACACAGGTGGAGAATGTCCTCAATGCACTGCGAACCAGGTCTGGGACCCTGGTGGACATTGGAAGTGGAGATGGGAGAATA GTGATAGCCGCAGCAAAGCGTGGATTTCTGGCATCAGGTTTTGAGTTGAACCCCTGGCTGGTGTGGTATTCCCGCTACAAAGCCTGGAGACATGGAGTCCATCGTTCCACTTCCTTCCACATCTCAGACTTATGGAAG ATTGAAATAGATTGCCACATGAAAACAGTTGGCCTGAAATCTTCAATCCGAATTG GTCAGCTTTGCACAGTACTCCAATGTTGTTATTTTTGGTGTCCCTCAAATG ATGGACAAATTGGAGCTGAAGCTGCAAAGCGAGTTACCAAGCTCTGCTAA
- the atpsckmt gene encoding ATP synthase subunit C lysine N-methyltransferase isoform X2, translating into MSEEELFTESAGQSIESKSRSRLGLIVTGLVGGSLVALYAGAAPFVAPALRKICLPFVPATTTQVENVLNALRTRSGTLVDIGSGDGRIVIAAAKRGFLASGFELNPWLVWYSRYKAWRHGVHRSTSFHISDLWKQIEIDCHMKTVGLKSSIRIGQLCTVLQCCYFWCPSNDGQIGAEAAKRVTKLC; encoded by the exons ATGTCTGAAGAGGAACTTTTTACGGAATCAGCAGGCCAATCAATCGAAAGTAAAAGCCGAAGTCGGCTGGGTCTCATTGTGACGGGTTTGGTCGGAGGCTCGCTTGTTGCCCTTTATGCTGgggctgcaccgtttgtggccCCTGCGTTGAGAAAGATCTGTCTCCCGTTTGTCCCCGCGACCACTACACAGGTGGAGAATGTCCTCAATGCACTGCGAACCAGGTCTGGGACCCTGGTGGACATTGGAAGTGGAGATGGGAGAATA GTGATAGCCGCAGCAAAGCGTGGATTTCTGGCATCAGGTTTTGAGTTGAACCCCTGGCTGGTGTGGTATTCCCGCTACAAAGCCTGGAGACATGGAGTCCATCGTTCCACTTCCTTCCACATCTCAGACTTATGGAAG CAGATTGAAATAGATTGCCACATGAAAACAGTTGGCCTGAAATCTTCAATCCGAATTG GTCAGCTTTGCACAGTACTCCAATGTTGTTATTTTTGGTGTCCCTCAAATG ATGGACAAATTGGAGCTGAAGCTGCAAAGCGAGTTACCAAGCTCTGCTAA
- the LOC133165827 gene encoding neuropilin and tolloid-like protein 1: MVFRLLFYIVFATDLITPELSGATATKAKTQVTNNSGVTPSGQCGAWVKEPAGGYFTSPNYPEKYPPERECVYIIEASPRQCIDLFFDEKYSIEPSWDCKFDHIEVRDGPFGFSSIIGRYCGQESPMYVRSSGRYLYIKFVADGELEAIGFSARYNFTQDPEFKGLGELPPLPFCDFELSGPEGFVDSSQITNEKRALPTEALDCRWYVRAPPRARIYMRFLEYEMHNSNECKRNFVAIYDGNSSVEYLKNKFCSTVANDVMLASSLGVVRLWADEGSRKSKFKILFTTFLEPPCEGDTFFCHSNMCINHTLVCNGIQNCVYPWDENHCKENRKPSILDSLDNTNITIIAVTCGLVVILLIISVIIQVKQPRKKYIIRRDDFDPAFLHPGIEPPHYELCTLQHVPSGDLTDPVMGEEFEKSHNLRRSSSKCIRDHHCGSQQGSMHGSRSNLNMRETTVDPDGGALVPQLPPGMVSQQSPRLSRQMTPASHRNILVMKHSYSQDGGDGYREDDDLMVYDGPTTSRHHIYHHQIHHGMPGLDHTVHRTLSNDF; the protein is encoded by the exons ATGGTTTTCCGACTTTTGTTCTACATTG TTTTTGCAACAGATTTGATCACACCTGAGTTGTCAGGTGCTACAGCAACTAAAGCAAAAACTCAAG TGACCAACAACTCAGGTGTGACACCATCCGGGCAGTGTGGGGCTTGGGTGAAGGAACCTGCGGGAGGCTATTTCACCTCACCCAACTACCCTGAGAAATACCCACCCGAGAGGGAATGTGTCTACATTATTGAAG CTTCTCCCCGCCAGTGCATCGATTTGTTTTTTGATGAAAAGTATTCCATCGAGCCATCATGGGATTGTAAATTTGATCACATCGAGGTCCGCGATGGACCTTTTGGTTTCTCGTCCATCATTGGACGCTATTGTGGACAGGAGAGCCCCATGTATGTGCGCTCCAGTGGGAGGTACCTGTACATCAAGTTTGTGGCTGATGGAGAGCTGGAGGCTATCGGGTTCTCAGCCCGGTACAACTTCACACAAG ACCCAGAATTCAAAGGTTTGGGAGAATTGCCACCATTGCCAT TTTGTGACTTTGAGTTGAGTGGTCCAGAAGGCTTTGTGGATTCTTCTCAGATAACCAATGAGAAGCGGGCCCTCCCGACTGAGGCATTGGACTGCAGGTGGTATGTCCGGGCCCCACCAAGAGCTAGG ATCTACATGCGCTTTCTGGAGTACGAGATGCACAACTCTAATGAATGCAAGCGTAACTTTGTTGCCATTTATGATGGGAACAGTTCGGTGGAGTACCTGAAGAATAAATTCTGCTCCACGGTTGCGAACGACGTTATGCTTGCATCCTCTTTGGGCGTGGTAAGGCTGTGGGCGGATGAAGGGAGCAGGAAAAGCAAATTTAAGATTCTCTTCACAACCTTTCTTGAGC CTCCATGTGAAGGAGACACTTTCTTCTGCCATAGCAACATGTGCATCAACCACACCCTGGTCTGCAATGGCATCCAGAATTGTGTGTATCCATGGGATGAGAATCACTGTAAAG AGAATAGAAAACCCAGCATTTTGGACTCTCTGGATAATACTAACATCACGATCATCGCTGTGACATGTGGCCTGGTTGTCATCCTGCTCATCATCTCTGTCATCATTCAGGTTAAACAGCCTCGCAAGAAGTACATCATCCGCAG GGATGACTTTGACCCTGCCTTCCTCCATCCAGGGATTGAGCCTCCTCACTATGAGCTCTGCACTTTACAACACGTCCCCTCAGGTGACTTGACTGATCCAGTAATGGGCGAGGAGTTTGAGAAATCCCACAACCTTCGTCGATCCTCCTCCAAATGCATTCGCGACCACCACTGTGGATCACAGCAGGGAAGCATGCATGGTAGCCGCAGCAATCTGAACATGAGAGAGACCACTGTTGATCCTGACGGTGGGGCACTTGTGCCACAGCTACCACCAGGGATGGTGAGCCAGCAGTCACCACGGCTCTCCCGCCAGATGACCCCAGCCAGTCACAGGAACATCTTAGTTATGAAGCACAGCTATTCTCAGGATGGGGGAGATGGGTACAGAGAGGATGACGATCTGATGGTCTATGATGGACCAACAACCAGCAGGCACCATATTTACCACCATCAGATCCATCATGGCATGCCGGGGCTGGACCACACTGTCCACCGTACATTATCTAATGATTTCTAA
- the LOC133165692 gene encoding cysteine-rich secretory protein LCCL domain-containing 1-like produces MKKLLPFPEWFRAASLCLCLAHTVTSAVLTNSTGLESILDKYKEEEWWKARTRGKRAISEGDMHLILDLHNKLRGQVHPPASNMEYMSWDYELERSAEHWAHTCQWEHGPSHMLTQIGQNLGAHWGRDRPPTYHVQAWYDEVRYYSYPYSQECNPHCPFRCSGPVCTHYTQLVWATSNRIGCAINVCYNMNVWGMIWAKAVYLVCNYSPPGNWWGHAPYKYGAPCSACPASYAGGCRDNLCYKDGGVDRRPAPETEETNYIEPEPDTVREREVESRAQNPSPSQGSEDLARNQVISTEQMCQQMECDTKLRDRCKGTTCNRYECPPGCFDRHGKVVGTTSYDMQSSVCGAALHAGVIDNDGGWLDVTRLGRKQQFMKSYKNGIQSIGKNRSANSFKVQSVPVKAVACDTTVALFCPFKKPVRHCPRLYCPKNCLHESQARVIGSKYYADKSSICRAALHAGVIQNESGGYIDVMPMDRRRQYSGTSQNGITSESLLNPTGGKSFRVFAVI; encoded by the exons ATGAAGAAGCTTCTTCCGTTTCCTGAGTGGTTTCGGGCAGCAAGCCTGTGCTTATGTTTGGCCCACACTGTCACATCCGCGGTCCTAACCAACTCCACAGGACTGGAGTCCATCTTGGATAAGTACAAGGAGGAAGAGTGGTGGAAAGCCAGAACGAGAGGGAAGAGGGCCATCAGCGAGGGGGACATGCACCTCATCCTGGATCTGCACAACAAGTTGCGTGGTCAGGTCCACCCGCCAGCCTCCAACATGGAGTACATG TCGTGGGATTACGAGTTAGAGAGAAGCGCCGAGCACTGGGCCCATACCTGCCAATGGGAGCATGGACCAAGCCACATGTTGACTCAAATAGGCCAGAACCTTGGCGCACACTGGGGCAG GGATCGTCCTCCCACCTACCATGTGCAGGCCTGGTATGATGAAGTCAGATACTACAGCTATCCTTACTCCCAGGAGTGTAACCCACACTGCCCTTTTAGATGTTCAGGACCTGTTTGCACTCACTACACTCAG TTGGTGTGGGCCACAAGCAATCGTATTGGGTGTGCCATCAACGTGTGCTACAACATGAACGTGTGGGGAATGATCTGGGCTAAAGCTGTTTACCTGGTCTGCAACTACTCACCACC tggaAACTGGTGGGGTCATGCACCTTACAAGTATGGTGCTCCATGCTCTGCTTGTCCAGCCAGTTATGCTGGAGGATGCAGGGACAATCTGTGCTACAAAG ATGGAGGTGTTGACAGGCGTCCTGCTCCAGAAACCGAGGAGACCAACTACATTGAACCAGAGCCAGATACAGTGAGAGAGAGGGAGGTCGAATCCAGGGCCCAAAATCCAAGCCCCTCGCAAGGCTCTGAGGACTTGGCCAGAAACCAGGTCATAAGCACCGAGCAGATGT GCCAACAAATGGAGTGTGACACAAAGTTGAGAGATCGGTGCAAAGGAACAACATGTAACAG ATATGAGTGTCCACCTGGCTGCTTTGACAGGCACGGGAAAGTAGTTGGGACTACGTCTTATGACATG CAATCCAGTGTGTGTGGAGCTGCATTGCACGCCGGTGTTATCGACAATGATGGAGGATGGCTGGACGTGACCAGACTTGGGCGAAAACAACAATTCATGAAATCATACAAGAATGGTATTCAATCAATAGG AAAGAACAGAAGTGCAAATTCCTTTAAAGTACAGTCTGTGCCTG tCAAGGCTGTTGCATGTGACACCACCGTGGCACTGTTCTGTCCCTTTAAGAAACCTGTGCGACACTGTCCAAG GTTGTATTGTCCCAAGAATTGTCTACATGAGAGCCAGGCCAGAGTTATTGGGAGTAAATATTACGCTGAC AAATCAAGTATCTGCAGAGCAGCCCTTCATGCTGGTGTAATCCAGAACGAATCTGGAGGTTACATTGATGTGATGCCAATGGACCGCAGGAGGCAGTACAGCGGCACGTCCCAAAATGGCATCACCTCAGAAAG tttactTAATCCGACGGGAGGAAAATCCTTCAGAGTGTTTGCTGTTATCTGA